aagcaccTGAAAGAACATAAGAGAacgcacacaggggagaagccttatcattgctcccagtgtggaatgGGTTTTGGACACTTGGGGTATCTAAAAGTGCATGAAAGAACACACTCTGTAGAGAGGCCTTTTCAATGCTCTCAGTGTGGCCAAAGATTTATCCAGGCATCGCATCTGAAAGAGCATGAGAGAACACACACGGGAGATAAGCCTTTCCAATGTTCTCAGTGTAAAAAGAGTTATACCAAATTAGGGAACCTGAAAATGCATGCGAGAATACACACCGGAGAGAAGCCTTTCCACTGCTCCCTGTGTGAAAAGAGTTTTACCTATTTAGGGATACTGAAAAAGCATGAAATGACGCACACACGAGAGAAACCTTTCCAATGCtcccaatgtgggaagagtttgacagaacacacacaggaggggAGAAGACCTAACGTTGTTAAGACCAGTTAAGGCCCCGGAATAACCACCTCCAAAATGATTAACCCCCTTGATAAAGATGTGTTTAAGATCAACAATACAAGTACTGAGCTGAAATTGTATGCTGAAATTGTGTTTTATacaaatacaattgctcagaaaaaaatattttgtttaacaagtgaAAAAAACTTTAACTTTCATTTATTGGCACCCGTAAAGATtcttgttaaataaataaaataaaatctacgTTAACATTGTGGTGggaaatgtctctctctgtgtatcagaTTGTATGTTTAGAATAATGCTGCTCTGTAATTACATGTCTTGGTTCGGTTCATGCGAGTGACTGACTGATTGTAGATGGGAGTAACCCATAAGAAATGTACTAATACGGCCCAGAACATTGTTCTGTGGGACAAAATGAGTATCTCAGCCTCGTGAGGTATCAGTCAGTCACATGCAGGAACCAACGTTAATAATGTAAATCATGCTCATATAACTTGTTTGTGTAGCAGTATATAAGGACTGAAAGGGGAACGCCCTTTTCATCAAGCTTGGATTGAGTTTGTGAACCTCTCCGGGCCGTGATAATAAAGATTCGTTTCACATTTTACTTCAGGCGTCCCTGGTGTTGAATTTCCACCACAACATTaaaactttttttgtttgttcatGTCTTCCTGTGTCACTGGGGTATAAAAGTTATGTAACGCATGTAAAAGTGTATCTGCCATCACATTGAcatgtgagtcatttagcagactctcttatccagagccacttacagcagtgagtcatttagcagactctcttatccagagccacttacagcagtgagtcatttagcagactctcttatccagagccactacagtagtgagtcatttagcagactctcatatccagagtcactacgatagtgagtcatttagcagactctcttatccagagccacttacagtagtgagtcatttagcagactctcttatccagagccacttacagtagtgagtcatttagcagactctctatccagagccacttacagtagtgagtcatttagcagactctcttatccagagccacttacagtagtgagtcatttagcagactctcttatccagagccac
This is a stretch of genomic DNA from Oncorhynchus nerka isolate Pitt River unplaced genomic scaffold, Oner_Uvic_2.0 unplaced_scaffold_887, whole genome shotgun sequence. It encodes these proteins:
- the LOC115127280 gene encoding gastrula zinc finger protein XlCGF17.1-like, whose protein sequence is MSSLSYSPPAEEEEVCWTVKEEKEEEAVTVKKEVAGEAVTVKEEEEAFRVKQEEAKEQDADVGVEGEITVTLDEEDVFGVDEEKTGNLINTRAISDCHSERGKSPSGEPDPETSKPVRRHHCSQCGKIFSRLKHLKEHKRTHTGEKPYHCSQCGMGFGHLGYLKVHERTHSVERPFQCSQCGQRFIQASHLKEHERTHTGDKPFQCSQCKKSYTKLGNLKMHARIHTGEKPFHCSLCEKSFTYLGILKKHEMTHTREKPFQCSQCGKSLTEHTQEGRRPNVVKTS